One Candidatus Sulfurimonas baltica DNA segment encodes these proteins:
- a CDS encoding AAA family ATPase: protein MLESKSNRIALYASAFLVIILVLFAMLRDNADKITLGYATEILENSLVKKVVVSKDYVYLKTDKDFYKIASSQVTPKMFIDYKVEVDSGSNIIVYLLFLVLFLGFGSLIFRWLKKSSLRIGGDSQKDLSASAYESTRPIESTRSDVTFNDIGGITDVKIELEEIIDFMKNPKRYKTFGARMPRGVLLVGPPGVGKTMIAKAVANEAGVPFYYQSGASFVQIYVGMGAKRVHELFSAAKNNSPSIVFIDEIDAVGKTRDGQRNDEREATLNQLLTEMDGFENSSGVIVIAATNKIDVLDSALLRAGRFDRRIFVELPTKRERESILSKYLAQIPHELDIKAIANMTVGFNGASLATLVNEAALLSIRQHDFQVTIEHFHHVKDKVMFGKKKLQMLSEIQKEYRVTYQAAKVVCATYFDLPFEKLMLSSEKLTPRTDDPLIKHELESRVKMLLAGMVACGIKFNEHASSAKVDLDEAKEIVNKMLQEYGMGVSLIAKDKEQEIMMGRLYAETKILLESLLKVINKVENVLYERESITKSDVKIFIDQALLESTL from the coding sequence ATGCTAGAGTCTAAATCAAACAGAATAGCCCTTTACGCATCAGCTTTTTTGGTGATTATCTTAGTTCTATTTGCAATGCTTAGGGATAATGCAGATAAAATAACTCTAGGTTATGCAACTGAAATCTTAGAGAACAGTTTGGTTAAAAAAGTAGTTGTCTCTAAAGATTATGTTTATCTTAAAACAGATAAGGATTTTTATAAAATAGCATCATCTCAAGTGACTCCTAAGATGTTTATTGATTACAAAGTAGAAGTTGATAGTGGTTCAAATATAATTGTATATCTACTTTTTTTAGTTCTATTTTTAGGTTTTGGTAGCTTGATATTTAGATGGCTTAAAAAAAGCTCACTAAGGATAGGTGGAGATTCTCAAAAAGATTTATCTGCTTCCGCTTACGAGTCAACAAGACCAATAGAGTCAACAAGAAGTGATGTGACATTTAATGATATTGGTGGAATCACTGACGTTAAAATAGAGCTTGAAGAGATTATTGATTTTATGAAAAATCCAAAGCGGTATAAAACTTTTGGTGCAAGAATGCCAAGAGGTGTCCTTTTGGTTGGTCCTCCAGGCGTAGGCAAAACTATGATTGCTAAAGCAGTTGCTAATGAGGCAGGTGTCCCATTTTACTATCAAAGCGGTGCTTCATTTGTGCAAATATATGTAGGAATGGGTGCAAAAAGGGTTCATGAGCTTTTCAGCGCCGCCAAAAATAACTCCCCATCTATTGTGTTTATAGATGAAATAGACGCAGTTGGTAAAACTAGAGATGGGCAAAGAAATGACGAAAGAGAAGCAACTCTAAATCAGCTTCTAACAGAGATGGATGGTTTTGAAAACTCCAGCGGAGTGATTGTAATAGCTGCTACAAACAAGATAGATGTCTTAGACTCAGCACTCCTTCGCGCAGGTAGATTTGACAGAAGAATTTTTGTTGAGCTTCCGACAAAGAGGGAAAGGGAATCTATCTTATCTAAGTATTTAGCTCAAATTCCACATGAGTTGGATATTAAGGCAATAGCAAATATGACAGTTGGATTTAATGGCGCATCTTTAGCTACATTAGTAAATGAAGCAGCACTTCTTTCGATAAGACAGCATGACTTTCAAGTTACTATTGAACATTTTCATCATGTAAAAGACAAGGTTATGTTTGGAAAGAAAAAGCTTCAGATGCTTAGTGAGATACAAAAAGAGTATCGCGTTACATATCAGGCTGCTAAGGTTGTGTGTGCTACATATTTTGACCTTCCTTTTGAAAAACTTATGTTATCCAGTGAGAAATTAACTCCTAGAACCGATGACCCATTGATTAAACATGAATTAGAGTCAAGAGTTAAGATGTTGCTGGCTGGAATGGTTGCCTGTGGGATTAAGTTTAACGAACATGCAAGTAGTGCGAAAGTTGATTTAGACGAAGCAAAAGAGATTGTAAATAAAATGCTTCAAGAATATGGCATGGGCGTATCTTTAATTGCTAAAGATAAAGAGCAAGAAATAATGATGGGCAGGCTTTATGCAGAGACTAAAATTTTATTAGAGTCACTTTTAAAAGTAATAAATAAAGTTGAAAATGTTCTATATGAAAGAGAAAGTATTACAAAGTCGGATGTTAAAATATTCATTGATCAAGCATTGCTAGAAAGCACTTTATAA
- the purU gene encoding formyltetrahydrofolate deformylase translates to MSKYRVLIDAYDEKGLVHKVSTVFYNNDLNILSNNEFVDKENNKFFMRSVVDGDIDLDILYDLLKKVLPSSANIKVIAPKKKNIVIMATKEMHALGDILIRHEAGELEANILAVVSNYSDLESLVTKFGIPFMAVSHVDLDRAEHENKILECLAEFKDIDYIVLAKYMRILTPRFVEVYADRIINIHHSFLPAFIGANPYKQAYDRGVKIIGATSHFVNNNLDEGPIIAQEVIHVDHAYGWRDMQRSGKDVEKVVLSRALKLALEDRIFVYANRTVIF, encoded by the coding sequence ATGAGTAAGTATAGGGTTCTTATAGATGCTTATGACGAAAAAGGGCTTGTTCATAAAGTATCCACTGTATTTTATAATAATGATTTAAACATACTATCAAATAATGAGTTTGTTGATAAAGAGAATAATAAATTTTTTATGAGAAGTGTTGTTGATGGAGATATCGACCTAGATATACTTTATGACTTATTAAAAAAGGTTCTCCCCTCTAGTGCAAATATCAAAGTGATAGCGCCTAAGAAGAAAAATATAGTAATAATGGCTACAAAAGAGATGCATGCGTTAGGTGATATATTGATTCGTCATGAAGCAGGTGAGCTTGAAGCAAATATTTTAGCTGTAGTATCTAACTATAGTGATTTAGAGTCTTTAGTCACTAAGTTTGGCATTCCTTTCATGGCAGTTTCACATGTAGATTTAGACAGGGCAGAACATGAAAATAAAATACTTGAATGTTTGGCAGAGTTTAAAGATATAGACTATATTGTTTTGGCAAAGTATATGAGAATTTTAACTCCTAGATTTGTTGAAGTTTATGCTGATAGAATAATCAATATTCACCACTCTTTTTTGCCTGCCTTTATAGGAGCAAATCCTTACAAACAGGCTTACGACAGAGGTGTAAAGATTATTGGTGCCACTTCACACTTTGTAAATAATAACCTTGATGAGGGACCGATTATTGCACAAGAGGTAATACATGTAGACCATGCTTATGGTTGGAGAGACATGCAACGCTCAGGTAAAGATGTGGAAAAAGTAGTTCTTTCACGCGCTCTTAAATTGGCATTGGAAGACAGAATATTTGTATATGCCAACAGAACTGTAATTTTTTAA
- a CDS encoding tRNA (cytidine(34)-2'-O)-methyltransferase codes for MFNIVLVNPQIPNNTGAIGRLCVNAGAALHIIKPIAFDIDEKAVRRAGLDYWEKLELHVWENIDEFFLENKITDNAYFATTKTDKPYFEAKFKDGDFIFFGSETAGIPENILNAYKEQNITIPMTKEGRSLNLAISTGIVLYDAIRQTYSTFKENI; via the coding sequence TTGTTTAACATAGTGCTCGTAAATCCGCAAATACCAAACAATACGGGAGCTATAGGTCGTCTTTGCGTTAACGCGGGTGCAGCTTTACATATCATAAAGCCAATAGCATTTGACATAGATGAAAAAGCAGTTAGGCGTGCAGGGCTTGATTACTGGGAAAAGTTAGAGCTACATGTATGGGAGAATATAGACGAGTTTTTTCTTGAGAATAAGATAACGGATAATGCATATTTTGCAACTACGAAAACAGATAAACCGTACTTTGAGGCAAAATTTAAAGATGGTGATTTTATATTTTTTGGAAGTGAGACAGCAGGAATTCCTGAGAATATTTTAAATGCTTATAAAGAGCAAAATATTACAATTCCAATGACTAAAGAGGGTCGAAGCCTGAACTTAGCCATAAGCACAGGCATTGTTCTTTATGATGCCATAAGACAAACGTATAGTACATTTAAGGAAAATATATGA
- a CDS encoding tetratricopeptide repeat protein: MKTLTLANIYELQGLKEEALEIYKEILKKDPSNSDAKIAIRRLSGMRKKFLNVNTQMKGFFLKLDSEVEFNEFERWLLKLWN, from the coding sequence ATGAAAACATTAACCTTAGCTAATATTTACGAACTTCAGGGACTTAAAGAAGAAGCCCTTGAAATTTACAAAGAAATTTTAAAAAAAGACCCTTCTAATAGTGATGCAAAAATTGCTATAAGAAGATTATCTGGTATGAGAAAAAAGTTTTTAAATGTAAACACTCAAATGAAGGGCTTTTTTTTAAAATTGGATTCTGAAGTAGAGTTTAACGAATTTGAAAGGTGGTTATTGAAGTTATGGAATTAA
- the aroB gene encoding 3-dehydroquinate synthase: MQVNIALKKVVDNSYNITIDTLPTLHFETKVAIVTNETVSAIHLEYLLKKVSAKELHVVTLKDGEEYKNQESIDLILESLFENRFNRKSLLIAFGGGVIGDMTGFAASIYQRGIDFIQIPTTLLSQVDASVGGKTGMNNKYGKNLVGAFHQPKAVYIDPYFLATLPSREFSAGVAEIVKMAVTFNKVFFEFLEVADLNNHEILQEVIKQAVSTKADVVTKDEKEHGIRAALNYGHTFGHVIENETKYKKYLHGEAVAIGMVMANEIAVKMNLMNEKEAARIKVLLEKYNLPTSYKIENSHSFYEAFFLDKKSSDSSITFIIPIGIGDVTITDKVDAGTIMCVLNKFGES; the protein is encoded by the coding sequence ATGCAAGTAAATATAGCTCTTAAAAAAGTTGTTGACAACTCCTATAACATAACAATTGACACACTCCCGACACTTCATTTTGAGACAAAAGTAGCAATAGTAACCAATGAAACGGTCTCAGCCATTCATTTAGAATATTTGCTGAAAAAAGTTTCTGCAAAAGAGTTACATGTAGTGACTTTGAAAGATGGGGAAGAGTATAAAAATCAAGAGAGTATAGATCTTATTTTAGAGTCACTATTTGAAAATCGTTTTAATCGTAAGTCCCTCTTGATTGCTTTTGGAGGCGGTGTTATCGGAGATATGACAGGTTTTGCAGCAAGCATATACCAAAGAGGGATAGATTTTATTCAAATTCCTACAACTCTTCTTTCTCAGGTTGATGCCAGCGTTGGCGGGAAAACCGGAATGAATAACAAATATGGAAAAAATCTTGTTGGAGCATTTCATCAACCAAAAGCTGTATATATTGACCCGTATTTTTTAGCAACACTTCCATCTCGTGAGTTTAGTGCTGGTGTTGCTGAAATAGTTAAAATGGCTGTAACATTTAATAAAGTTTTTTTTGAATTTTTAGAGGTAGCTGATCTTAATAACCATGAAATCTTACAAGAAGTAATAAAACAAGCTGTATCAACAAAAGCAGATGTTGTGACTAAAGATGAAAAAGAACATGGAATACGCGCTGCTCTTAACTATGGTCATACTTTTGGACATGTGATAGAAAATGAAACTAAATACAAAAAGTATTTGCATGGTGAAGCTGTAGCCATAGGAATGGTAATGGCAAATGAGATAGCTGTCAAAATGAATCTAATGAATGAAAAAGAGGCTGCTCGCATAAAAGTACTTTTAGAAAAATACAATTTACCCACTTCATATAAAATTGAAAATTCCCATAGCTTTTATGAAGCATTTTTTTTAGACAAAAAGAGTTCAGACTCTTCGATAACATTTATTATCCCTATTGGAATTGGTGATGTAACTATTACAGACAAGGTAGATGCAGGGACAATAATGTGTGTTTTAAACAAGTTTGGAGAATCTTAA
- a CDS encoding 3-isopropylmalate dehydratase small subunit, producing the protein MQKANIDGKVWTFGKDVDTDLIIAARYLNTSVPEELAKHVMEDADPEFVNKMRVGDIIVAGDNFGCGSSREHAPIALKAAGVAAVIAPTFARIFYRNSFNMGLPIFELKESAEISEGDEVSVDMNNGTVTNKTTNKTYSFTPIPEFMQELIDAGGLMNFAQNEIKAQESK; encoded by the coding sequence ATGCAAAAAGCAAATATTGATGGTAAAGTTTGGACATTCGGCAAAGATGTTGACACAGATTTAATCATAGCGGCTCGTTATCTTAACACTTCAGTACCAGAGGAGTTGGCAAAGCACGTAATGGAAGATGCTGACCCAGAGTTCGTAAACAAGATGAGAGTTGGTGATATAATAGTAGCAGGTGATAATTTTGGTTGTGGAAGCTCACGTGAACACGCCCCAATAGCACTTAAAGCAGCTGGTGTCGCAGCAGTGATTGCTCCAACTTTCGCAAGAATATTTTATAGAAACTCTTTTAATATGGGTCTTCCAATTTTTGAGCTTAAAGAGAGTGCTGAAATATCTGAGGGTGATGAAGTTAGTGTAGATATGAATAATGGAACTGTGACAAACAAAACTACAAATAAAACTTATAGTTTCACACCGATTCCAGAATTTATGCAAGAACTTATAGATGCAGGCGGACTTATGAACTTTGCACAAAATGAAATAAAAGCTCAGGAGAGCAAATGA
- the mtaB gene encoding tRNA (N(6)-L-threonylcarbamoyladenosine(37)-C(2))-methylthiotransferase MtaB, with amino-acid sequence MKKKVYFKTFGCRTNLYDSQVMMSAMQDYDVTEIESEADVVVINSCTVTNGADSHVRSYLSHVEKSSGAKVFLTGCGAHTKGEKLLSQGRVQGVFGQSEKMKIDSMLSKDKPFYEPGDLNHIDEAVVDDFVGMSRAFIKIQEGCNFRCSYCIIPFVRGDARSMDEGRILEQIRRLALNGFGEFILTGTNVGSYGQKTNSSLAQLMKKISQIRGVRRIRLGSVEPIQITDEFKEILNEPWLERHLHIALQHTSEQMLKHMNRRNVYKQDRELFEFLASKGFAIGTDFITGHPGESQQLWNEAMRNVKDLPLTHLHAFTYSKRDGTPSAIMKPEVNGKVAKDRLHELESVVKAKNLEFRKAFSSELEVLIENEKDGLYIGYDQHFNKISVESDEDLVGNWLSIKDYKIKEEFNYARV; translated from the coding sequence ATGAAAAAGAAGGTCTATTTTAAAACTTTTGGTTGCAGAACTAATCTTTATGACTCTCAAGTTATGATGAGTGCAATGCAAGATTATGATGTTACGGAGATTGAAAGTGAAGCTGATGTTGTTGTTATAAATTCATGTACTGTAACTAACGGAGCCGATTCTCATGTTCGTTCATATCTCTCACATGTAGAAAAAAGCAGTGGCGCTAAAGTTTTTTTAACAGGTTGCGGTGCACATACAAAAGGCGAAAAACTACTCTCTCAAGGGAGAGTGCAAGGGGTGTTTGGTCAAAGTGAAAAAATGAAAATAGATTCAATGCTGAGCAAAGATAAACCTTTTTATGAACCTGGTGACTTGAACCATATTGATGAAGCAGTTGTTGATGATTTTGTAGGTATGAGCAGGGCATTTATAAAAATTCAAGAGGGGTGTAATTTTCGCTGTTCTTACTGTATTATCCCATTTGTCCGCGGTGATGCAAGAAGTATGGATGAGGGTAGAATACTAGAACAAATCAGAAGGCTTGCTCTAAACGGTTTTGGTGAATTTATCTTAACTGGCACCAATGTTGGGAGTTATGGTCAAAAAACAAATAGTTCTCTTGCACAACTTATGAAAAAAATATCTCAAATTCGAGGTGTTAGACGGATAAGACTGGGGAGTGTTGAACCAATCCAGATAACTGATGAATTTAAAGAGATACTTAATGAGCCTTGGCTTGAAAGACATCTGCATATAGCTCTGCAACACACATCTGAGCAGATGTTAAAACATATGAACAGAAGAAATGTTTACAAGCAAGATAGAGAACTATTTGAGTTCTTGGCTTCAAAAGGCTTTGCAATTGGAACTGATTTTATTACAGGTCATCCTGGTGAGAGCCAACAACTTTGGAATGAGGCTATGAGAAATGTAAAAGATTTACCGCTTACACATCTTCATGCTTTTACATACTCAAAAAGAGACGGCACACCATCTGCTATAATGAAGCCAGAAGTTAATGGTAAAGTGGCAAAAGATAGATTGCACGAATTAGAGTCGGTTGTAAAAGCAAAAAATCTAGAATTTAGAAAAGCTTTTAGCAGTGAATTAGAAGTTTTAATAGAGAATGAAAAAGATGGCCTCTATATTGGGTATGACCAACATTTTAATAAAATATCTGTAGAGTCAGATGAAGATCTTGTTGGCAATTGGCTAAGTATTAAAGATTATAAAATAAAAGAGGAGTTTAATTATGCTAGAGTCTAA
- the leuB gene encoding 3-isopropylmalate dehydrogenase produces the protein MKTYKIALIKGDGIGPEIIDEAVKVLDAVASCYDFDFEYEEALMGGCAYDITGDPLPQETINISLNSDAVLFGAIGGTKWDSLPREKRPESGLLRFRKELGVYANLRPAVVYDELINASSLKASVVEGVDLMVVRELIGGIYFGEPKGRTEDKGWNTMVYTREEIVRIAHQAFKIAMTRSKRVCSVDKANVLDVSQLWRDVVTEVATEYPEVELSHMYVDNAAMQLIRDPRQFDVMLTGNIFGDILSDEASMLSGSIGLLPSASVGARIGVYEPIHGSAPDIAGQGIANPIATISSASMMLRYALGEIDAADKIDNAVKRALKEGYRTKDLAQYDAKEVCSTSEMGSIIANYAAR, from the coding sequence ATGAAAACATATAAAATAGCACTTATTAAAGGTGACGGTATCGGCCCAGAGATAATAGATGAGGCTGTAAAAGTTTTAGATGCTGTGGCATCTTGCTACGACTTTGATTTTGAATACGAAGAGGCTTTAATGGGCGGCTGTGCTTATGATATAACTGGCGACCCGCTTCCTCAAGAGACTATAAATATTTCATTAAACAGTGATGCTGTCCTTTTTGGTGCAATAGGTGGAACTAAGTGGGATTCTCTACCTCGTGAAAAACGCCCAGAAAGCGGTCTTCTAAGGTTTAGAAAAGAGCTAGGTGTTTATGCAAATCTTCGTCCTGCTGTTGTTTATGATGAACTAATAAATGCTTCATCACTAAAGGCAAGCGTTGTTGAAGGCGTTGATTTGATGGTTGTTCGCGAGCTTATTGGTGGTATCTACTTTGGTGAACCAAAAGGTCGCACAGAGGACAAAGGTTGGAATACCATGGTTTACACTCGTGAAGAGATAGTTAGAATCGCTCATCAGGCATTTAAAATTGCAATGACTAGAAGTAAGAGAGTTTGTTCTGTTGATAAGGCAAATGTTTTAGATGTTTCTCAATTATGGAGAGATGTGGTTACTGAGGTTGCAACTGAGTACCCTGAGGTTGAGCTAAGTCACATGTATGTAGATAATGCTGCAATGCAACTGATTCGTGATCCAAGACAGTTTGATGTAATGCTTACAGGAAATATTTTTGGTGATATTTTAAGTGATGAGGCTAGTATGCTCTCAGGTTCTATCGGTCTTTTACCGTCTGCATCTGTTGGAGCTAGAATAGGTGTTTATGAGCCTATTCATGGCTCTGCTCCAGATATCGCAGGTCAAGGTATAGCAAATCCAATCGCTACGATATCTTCTGCGTCTATGATGCTTAGATATGCTCTTGGTGAAATTGATGCAGCAGATAAAATAGACAACGCTGTAAAAAGAGCACTGAAAGAGGGCTATAGAACAAAAGACTTGGCGCAGTATGATGCAAAAGAGGTTTGTTCTACAAGTGAAATGGGTTCTATTATTGCTAATTATGCGGCTAGATGA
- a CDS encoding LexA family transcriptional regulator, translated as MKSFLEIVEEIKSIISAEFSGRKIFDKDVADTLGVSQMNFATMKKRNKIPFGELLDFCATKSISINWMLYGQSPESLVDATNKFFMVKYFSDINASAGGGADSDTEDAQEIEIPHAFAMMLGGERELKHIEAINVSGDSMEPTFSYNDIVFINRSKTDIKRGGIFTIRTEAGLFIKRVVRRIDGKIDIISDNEVYSTQTLEPEEIEVIGRVVSRFGEVD; from the coding sequence ATGAAAAGTTTTTTAGAAATTGTTGAAGAGATTAAAAGTATTATATCTGCTGAGTTTAGCGGCAGGAAAATATTTGACAAAGATGTAGCCGATACCTTAGGTGTAAGTCAGATGAATTTTGCAACAATGAAAAAAAGAAATAAAATACCTTTCGGTGAGCTTCTTGATTTTTGTGCAACAAAATCTATTTCAATTAACTGGATGCTCTATGGACAATCTCCTGAGAGTCTTGTTGATGCAACAAACAAATTTTTTATGGTTAAATACTTTAGTGACATAAATGCTTCTGCCGGCGGTGGAGCAGATTCTGACACAGAAGATGCTCAAGAGATAGAGATACCGCACGCATTTGCAATGATGCTAGGCGGAGAGAGAGAATTAAAACATATAGAAGCCATAAATGTAAGCGGTGACTCAATGGAGCCAACTTTTAGCTACAACGATATAGTTTTTATAAACAGAAGTAAAACTGACATTAAGCGAGGCGGAATCTTTACAATAAGAACAGAAGCTGGTTTATTTATAAAGAGGGTAGTTCGAAGAATAGATGGAAAAATAGATATAATATCCGATAATGAAGTATATTCAACGCAAACTCTTGAGCCTGAAGAAATTGAAGTTATTGGTAGAGTTGTGAGTAGATTTGGTGAGGTTGATTAA
- a CDS encoding mechanosensitive ion channel family protein, producing the protein MKILLFYFLLTSSLLFAVDTEKNIAADKQELKKIELEKEDLRKEKIAEYVLELENIEANIENKDSVWMKSYASYLTSLDVRESLEKIKKRINFLQRIRKISVAQKDELDALVSKEKILTSQIEKLKKKDSSPFANILTPPTIDETVVITNPFDIFTGISLIKTMEKDYSDYVLQKEELSELISLLRSQIFIYKEIDTIDTDGKYKEDAKKKSKQLERFETALDTMSVTSEVYQKRLEIIEIKINKDIEVQMLKIVRIGVIVLVVFIIFFLLKLVIKKYITDNERFYTANKIITFTNFTLIILILFFNYIENVAYLVTILGFASAGIAIAMKDWFMSILGWLVIVFGGSIHVGDRIRVDMDGMKYVGDVMDISLLRMTILEDITLTSVMQNRRAGRIIFVPNNYVFTRMIANYTHSTLKTVWDGVHITISFDSNHKKAMHICKEITKKYSKGYTDITRKQLNKLRNQYSLKNTNVEPRIFSFIETNGVSIDSWYLTNAYATLTLRSVISIEIVDAFNAEDDITIAYPTQKLHVETARKKPPFDENEVV; encoded by the coding sequence ATGAAAATATTATTATTTTATTTTTTATTAACTTCATCTTTACTGTTTGCTGTGGATACAGAAAAAAATATTGCTGCAGATAAGCAGGAGCTTAAAAAAATAGAGCTTGAAAAAGAGGATCTTAGAAAAGAAAAAATAGCTGAATATGTTTTAGAGTTAGAGAATATAGAGGCAAATATAGAGAATAAAGATAGTGTTTGGATGAAAAGTTATGCCTCATATCTAACATCTTTAGACGTTAGAGAAAGCCTAGAAAAGATTAAAAAAAGAATAAATTTTTTACAAAGAATTAGAAAGATATCTGTTGCTCAAAAAGATGAGCTGGATGCACTTGTGTCAAAAGAGAAAATTTTAACATCTCAAATAGAAAAACTAAAGAAAAAAGACAGTTCTCCTTTTGCAAATATTTTAACTCCCCCTACTATTGATGAAACGGTAGTTATAACAAACCCATTTGATATTTTTACTGGTATTTCTTTGATTAAAACAATGGAAAAAGATTACAGTGATTATGTGCTGCAAAAAGAGGAGTTAAGTGAATTGATATCTCTGCTGAGATCGCAAATATTCATCTATAAAGAGATAGACACTATAGATACTGATGGCAAATATAAAGAAGATGCCAAGAAAAAATCAAAGCAGCTGGAGAGATTTGAGACTGCTTTAGATACTATGAGTGTGACTTCTGAAGTTTATCAAAAAAGATTGGAAATCATAGAGATAAAGATTAATAAAGATATTGAAGTTCAAATGCTAAAAATTGTAAGAATAGGCGTTATCGTTTTAGTTGTATTTATTATATTTTTCTTGCTTAAATTAGTTATTAAAAAATACATAACAGACAATGAACGATTTTATACTGCAAATAAAATTATCACATTTACTAATTTTACGCTAATTATTTTAATTCTATTCTTTAATTATATTGAGAATGTAGCATACTTGGTAACCATACTTGGATTTGCCTCTGCAGGTATAGCTATTGCCATGAAAGATTGGTTTATGAGCATCTTGGGATGGCTTGTTATAGTATTTGGTGGGAGCATACACGTTGGCGATAGAATACGTGTAGATATGGACGGAATGAAGTATGTTGGTGACGTTATGGATATATCTCTTCTTCGTATGACGATACTTGAAGATATTACGCTGACATCTGTTATGCAAAATAGAAGAGCCGGAAGAATTATTTTTGTACCAAACAACTATGTTTTTACGAGAATGATTGCAAACTACACCCACAGCACACTAAAGACTGTTTGGGATGGTGTACATATTACTATATCATTTGATTCAAATCATAAAAAAGCAATGCATATCTGTAAAGAGATAACTAAAAAATACTCTAAGGGGTATACGGATATAACAAGAAAACAGTTAAATAAATTAAGAAATCAATATAGTCTTAAAAATACAAATGTTGAGCCTAGAATTTTTTCATTTATTGAAACAAACGGCGTATCTATTGACTCATGGTATTTAACAAATGCTTATGCAACTCTTACTTTAAGAAGTGTTATATCTATTGAAATAGTTGATGCTTTTAATGCTGAAGATGATATTACTATTGCATATCCTACTCAAAAACTACATGTAGAAACAGCCAGAAAAAAACCGCCTTTTGATGAAAATGAAGTTGTATAA
- a CDS encoding CiaD-like domain-containing protein gives MELKDVILSTLAEMEDVGSDKSDTKPINNFQIKLKKKEEVYEEDESEYFGEKNSSDEINFLTSMRERLLVLFEGFQAPNNTNIEAKVDMTLNFLEYVLVTLDKRVLELEKGEK, from the coding sequence ATGGAATTAAAAGATGTAATACTCTCAACTTTAGCTGAGATGGAAGATGTAGGTTCTGATAAAAGTGATACAAAACCTATAAATAATTTTCAAATTAAACTAAAAAAAAAAGAAGAAGTGTACGAAGAAGATGAGAGTGAATATTTTGGAGAGAAAAACTCTAGTGATGAGATAAATTTTTTAACTTCAATGAGAGAGAGATTGCTAGTTCTTTTTGAGGGTTTTCAAGCACCAAACAACACCAATATTGAGGCAAAAGTTGATATGACGCTTAACTTCTTGGAATATGTTTTAGTTACCCTTGATAAAAGAGTACTAGAGCTTGAAAAAGGGGAAAAGTAA